The following are from one region of the Alicyclobacillus fastidiosus genome:
- a CDS encoding HDIG domain-containing protein, giving the protein MFFSRWGQTIREYLDDARFRENSRIRLIIYLALGVVMFAILVGSILPPRYHFTIGQTSPVTIRSPITTVDSAATQAAKEAAEQKVPKQYEQSTQVETDAVNQVDTFFATAAQVVSSKSMPTSQKLDTLSSSAPKGVSQSTLQALLTESPAQINTLQKDADRIVNDLLGAPFYQESMQQAGLLVDRQLLDNFDLDKASRLIVQNVVVSVLKPNMVYQAAATQRAKQQAAATVPDVMIHQGDLIVSKYGIITASVLSRLQDVGVYAQHPNFGVAIGFAAFIALSIGLLAAYVERRSPRRRLDNLMLSILGLVFVLMSILIVLTKWVANTAGTTSVAYVLPISLGAMLITVMMDSSLAVVASFYFSFLLGASLSFNYDFVFYGFVASLVGAYSVAKVTSRGTFMRAGFFVSLMNVGAVITLHLLQTNRSEDFHSFSLHIGLAALNGIIAAILAMGVLPFFETAFGLLTPIRLLELSNPNNPLLRQVLMEAPGTYHHSLIVGNLAEAAAEIVGADPLLCRVGAYYHDVGKTKRPAFFVENQMTKENPHDKIAPSLSHLIITSHVSDGLEMQKKAGLPKPIQDICATHHGTTILWYFFNKAKELDKNGTVKVDDFRYPGPKPKTRECAILMICDAVEAAVRSMARPTPNRVEGVIRKIIRDRLQDGQLDECDLTLQDLDVMIGAFMKTLKGVYHSRIEYPDIDKLRKEVAK; this is encoded by the coding sequence ATGTTCTTTTCGCGATGGGGACAAACCATCCGTGAGTATTTAGATGACGCCAGGTTTCGCGAGAACAGTCGAATCCGGCTGATCATCTATCTTGCTTTAGGCGTTGTCATGTTCGCGATTCTTGTTGGCAGCATCCTGCCTCCACGGTATCATTTTACAATTGGTCAAACGAGTCCTGTCACCATTCGGTCGCCTATCACCACGGTGGATAGCGCTGCCACACAGGCAGCCAAAGAAGCGGCTGAACAAAAGGTTCCTAAGCAGTATGAGCAGTCGACGCAGGTCGAGACGGACGCGGTGAATCAGGTCGATACCTTTTTTGCCACCGCGGCGCAGGTGGTCTCGAGCAAGTCGATGCCTACGTCGCAAAAGCTCGACACTTTGTCTAGCTCCGCGCCCAAGGGCGTCTCGCAATCGACTTTGCAGGCGCTGCTCACGGAGTCGCCAGCGCAGATCAACACCCTGCAAAAAGACGCTGACCGCATTGTCAACGACCTGTTAGGCGCGCCCTTTTATCAGGAGTCGATGCAGCAGGCCGGGCTATTGGTGGATCGACAGTTGCTCGACAATTTCGATCTCGACAAAGCCTCTCGACTCATCGTTCAAAACGTAGTTGTCAGCGTACTGAAGCCGAACATGGTGTACCAGGCGGCCGCGACACAGCGCGCTAAGCAGCAGGCTGCGGCGACAGTGCCTGACGTCATGATCCACCAGGGCGATTTGATCGTCTCCAAGTACGGCATTATCACCGCGAGTGTGCTCAGTCGGCTGCAGGACGTGGGCGTCTATGCCCAGCACCCGAACTTTGGTGTGGCCATCGGCTTTGCGGCATTCATCGCGCTTTCCATTGGCTTGCTGGCGGCGTACGTCGAGCGCAGATCGCCGCGCAGGCGATTGGATAACCTCATGTTGAGCATCCTCGGCCTCGTGTTCGTCCTGATGTCGATTCTCATCGTACTCACGAAATGGGTGGCTAACACGGCGGGTACGACGTCTGTCGCCTACGTTCTGCCGATTTCTCTTGGTGCGATGCTGATCACCGTCATGATGGATTCGTCTCTGGCCGTTGTGGCTTCGTTTTACTTTTCGTTTTTGCTCGGCGCGTCGCTCAGTTTTAATTACGATTTTGTGTTTTATGGCTTTGTGGCCTCTTTGGTCGGTGCGTACAGCGTGGCAAAGGTGACGAGCAGAGGTACGTTCATGCGCGCAGGCTTCTTTGTCTCGTTGATGAATGTGGGTGCGGTCATCACCCTGCACTTGCTGCAGACGAACCGCAGCGAAGACTTTCACTCATTCTCATTACATATCGGGCTCGCCGCGTTAAACGGAATTATTGCTGCGATTCTCGCGATGGGTGTCCTGCCGTTCTTCGAGACGGCTTTCGGCCTATTGACGCCGATTCGCCTGCTCGAGCTGTCCAACCCGAACAACCCTTTGTTGCGGCAGGTTTTGATGGAGGCGCCGGGCACTTATCACCACAGTCTCATCGTTGGGAACTTGGCGGAGGCAGCCGCGGAAATCGTCGGAGCCGATCCGCTCTTGTGCAGAGTCGGAGCCTATTATCACGATGTGGGGAAGACCAAGCGACCGGCTTTCTTCGTAGAAAATCAGATGACGAAAGAGAACCCGCATGATAAAATCGCCCCGAGTTTGAGTCATCTCATCATTACGTCGCACGTGAGCGACGGGCTCGAGATGCAGAAAAAGGCTGGGTTGCCAAAGCCGATTCAAGATATTTGTGCAACGCACCACGGCACGACAATCCTGTGGTACTTCTTTAACAAGGCGAAGGAATTGGATAAAAACGGAACGGTTAAGGTGGACGATTTCCGTTATCCAGGGCCGAAACCGAAAACGCGCGAGTGCGCCATTCTCATGATTTGCGACGCCGTGGAAGCCGCGGTTCGAAGCATGGCCCGACCGACGCCTAACCGCGTGGAAGGCGTGATTCGCAAAATCATCCGGGACCGCTTGCAGGACGGTCAATTGGACGAATGTGATTTGACATTACAGGACCTCGATGTCATGATTGGCGCCTTTATGAAGACACTAAAAGGTGTTTATCATTCACGCATCGAGTATCCTGACATCGATAAACTTCGGAAGGAAGTCGCGAAATGA